From the genome of Leptospira andrefontaineae, one region includes:
- a CDS encoding sterol desaturase family protein yields the protein MSLIRFLIYPIFFLGTSCSYFLFVHLGMEPLYSSFICFVLLASFVFYLEKKLPYEPDWNRNLGDLSADIIHNLVNFLLIFLTYKIIEILNFKISIPSIWPSKLPYFLQVIIAGIFIDLGMYWIHRLSHSIPFLWRLHSVHHSSERLYWLNGEKRHPIHAMLEGTPGVLLVFLLGASSEVVLGWLSILSFHLMFQHGNINYSAGFLKSIFSVAELHRWHHRKKYRETQVNYGAVFSFWDSLFGSSLGGEGFTKGAEVGLERETSFPKDYLGQLTEPFR from the coding sequence ATGAGTTTGATTCGATTTCTTATCTATCCGATATTTTTTTTAGGAACATCCTGTTCCTATTTTTTATTTGTACATTTAGGCATGGAGCCATTATACTCCAGCTTCATTTGTTTTGTACTATTAGCATCTTTCGTTTTCTATTTAGAGAAAAAGTTGCCTTATGAGCCGGATTGGAATCGAAATCTAGGAGATCTTTCTGCAGATATAATTCATAATCTTGTGAATTTCCTTCTGATATTCTTAACTTATAAGATTATAGAAATCCTTAACTTCAAAATTTCAATTCCTTCTATTTGGCCAAGTAAACTTCCCTATTTTTTGCAGGTGATTATTGCAGGGATATTCATTGATCTAGGAATGTATTGGATCCATAGACTTAGTCATTCTATTCCTTTTTTATGGAGACTTCATTCAGTTCATCATAGTTCGGAAAGACTGTATTGGTTAAATGGAGAAAAAAGACATCCTATCCATGCAATGCTGGAAGGAACTCCTGGAGTCCTATTAGTGTTTCTTTTAGGAGCTTCTTCAGAAGTGGTTTTGGGATGGTTGAGTATTTTAAGTTTTCATCTAATGTTCCAGCACGGGAATATAAACTATAGTGCTGGATTTTTGAAATCTATCTTCTCTGTTGCAGAACTTCACCGTTGGCATCATAGGAAAAAATACAGAGAAACTCAGGTGAATTACGGCGCCGTATTTTCTTTTTGGGATAGTTTGTTTGGAAGTTCTTTAGGTGGAGAAGGTTTCACAAAAGGTGCAGAAGTCGGATTAGAAAGAGAAACTAGTTTTCCGAAAGATTATTTGGGACAACTTACGGAGCCTTTCCGTTAA
- a CDS encoding patatin-like phospholipase family protein: protein MSSYFSPGESEQSGMILGLPKAKKGARALVVAGGGMKGSFAGGALYAINQAVPSTYFDLILGVSSGSCAAAYYTTGYETDHAHGLKILDIWRKELTGSQLISFLNPFRGKTFLDQEYLIDYLFGTKYRLPSEYLEKKETSPFYVVVTNLAKARAEYVKATASNVLNLLKAATSLPIATRGKWKLGGQYYGDGGISDPIPVESVIQAGYKDITVVLNSPEDEFSDPIPGFQGWLSYPSNKKLSHMITKVHHTMYNRAVRIIHSPPKGVKIRVISPEESELSMVTTSSKLLNRSVSKGMEAGQRLVANMIAEISGLKNKSKLLRKLFIPTIRPEDGQS, encoded by the coding sequence ATGAGTTCGTATTTTTCTCCAGGAGAATCGGAACAGTCCGGAATGATCCTCGGTCTGCCCAAGGCAAAAAAAGGAGCGAGGGCATTGGTAGTTGCTGGCGGAGGAATGAAAGGTTCCTTTGCAGGCGGAGCATTGTATGCGATCAACCAGGCTGTACCTTCTACATACTTCGATCTAATTTTGGGAGTTTCTTCCGGTTCCTGTGCAGCAGCATATTACACCACAGGTTACGAAACAGACCATGCACATGGTTTGAAGATCCTGGATATTTGGAGAAAAGAACTTACCGGCAGCCAATTGATCTCATTCCTAAATCCTTTCCGGGGAAAAACTTTTTTAGACCAAGAATACTTAATAGATTATTTATTCGGGACAAAGTACAGACTTCCTTCCGAATATTTGGAGAAGAAGGAAACTTCTCCTTTTTATGTGGTGGTTACGAATCTTGCAAAAGCAAGAGCAGAATATGTGAAGGCCACTGCTTCTAATGTTTTGAATTTGTTAAAGGCAGCAACTTCTTTGCCTATCGCTACCCGAGGAAAATGGAAATTAGGCGGGCAATATTATGGAGACGGAGGAATTTCCGATCCGATCCCTGTGGAGTCTGTTATCCAAGCAGGTTATAAGGATATTACGGTCGTACTAAATAGTCCCGAGGATGAATTTTCCGATCCGATCCCCGGTTTCCAAGGTTGGCTTTCTTATCCTTCTAATAAAAAACTTTCTCATATGATCACCAAAGTGCATCATACTATGTACAATCGTGCGGTTCGGATCATCCATTCTCCACCCAAAGGAGTGAAGATCAGAGTGATCTCTCCGGAAGAATCCGAATTGAGCATGGTCACCACAAGTTCCAAACTTTTAAATCGTTCAGTTAGCAAAGGTATGGAAGCGGGACAAAGATTGGTCGCGAACATGATCGCTGAAATTTCAGGACTCAAAAACAAATCCAAACTTTTGAGAAAACTTTTTATTCCAACGATCCGGCCAGAAGACGGTCAAAGCTGA
- a CDS encoding RNA polymerase subunit sigma-70 gives MEKISEKDKRLISSVEFYFREGNPENFLKEAWIWAWALARGKYRLDEDSCSEIVLKLVLDAEEVLHLFKERGYSNFPAFFTTYTKNLILNQRRKEIRLHRSEIVSDGFERFYDPRSEFTKEILSQTQETTRLVRNILSEMDPVASLILKLKHRIPLSLKESRLFYSKLKKKRLKLRDYFAKDIDEERKSWLRKKELNEKLSRLYQNMQIHHFENSERWKISRKQIREICGSVTEEKSFKKIGWYLGLSEHSVRKAYYFAISELRRKEDLKKIRFSEAA, from the coding sequence ATGGAAAAAATATCCGAAAAAGACAAAAGACTTATCTCTTCCGTCGAATTTTATTTTAGAGAAGGAAATCCCGAAAATTTCCTAAAAGAAGCGTGGATCTGGGCTTGGGCACTCGCCAGAGGAAAATATCGTTTGGATGAAGATTCCTGTTCCGAGATCGTCCTAAAACTGGTTTTGGACGCAGAGGAAGTATTACATCTATTCAAGGAAAGAGGATATTCCAATTTTCCTGCATTTTTCACAACATATACTAAAAATCTAATATTGAACCAGAGAAGAAAAGAGATCCGACTTCATAGAAGTGAAATTGTATCCGATGGGTTCGAAAGATTTTATGATCCAAGATCCGAATTCACAAAAGAGATATTAAGCCAGACTCAGGAAACTACACGTTTAGTCAGAAATATTCTTTCTGAAATGGATCCGGTTGCTTCTCTTATCTTAAAATTAAAACATAGGATCCCTTTGAGTTTAAAAGAATCCAGATTATTCTATTCTAAACTCAAAAAGAAAAGACTAAAGCTCAGGGATTATTTTGCAAAAGATATAGACGAGGAAAGAAAATCCTGGCTTAGGAAAAAAGAATTAAACGAAAAACTTTCCAGACTCTACCAAAACATGCAAATCCATCATTTTGAAAATTCAGAAAGATGGAAAATTTCGAGAAAACAAATACGTGAAATATGCGGATCTGTAACGGAAGAAAAAAGTTTCAAAAAGATAGGATGGTATTTGGGGCTCAGCGAACATTCCGTTCGAAAAGCGTATTACTTTGCAATTTCCGAATTAAGAAGAAAGGAGGATCTAAAGAAGATCAGATTTTCAGAAGCCGCTTAA
- a CDS encoding intradiol ring-cleavage dioxygenase — protein sequence MKRKDFLKSIFVSGAVFTGLTSSCNSQKDNSTANLGLLQGILDSSSCNVADVSSSSVCALIPRETEGPYPLDLSSNSSYFRQDITEGKTGIPLSLVLTIQNINDNCNPISNARVDVWHCDKDGYYSGYNESGYLGTKNYVGETFCRGIQLTDSSGIVNFTTIYPGWYSGRVTHIHFQVYLNNGLVATSQIAFPEDITKTVYTTSFYSAHGQNTSVPGNCYDNIFNNSISDLSLELCTITEDISTGGYIANLTVGIAN from the coding sequence TTGAAAAGAAAAGATTTTCTGAAAAGTATATTCGTATCTGGCGCCGTTTTTACGGGACTTACAAGTTCCTGTAATTCTCAAAAGGATAATTCCACAGCTAATCTGGGACTATTGCAAGGAATTCTGGATTCTTCTTCCTGCAATGTGGCAGATGTTTCCAGCTCTTCCGTATGTGCATTGATCCCAAGAGAAACGGAAGGTCCTTATCCTTTGGATCTGAGTTCTAATTCTTCTTATTTCCGCCAAGATATTACGGAAGGAAAAACTGGAATTCCTTTGAGTCTTGTATTAACGATCCAAAATATAAACGATAATTGTAATCCTATCTCGAACGCAAGAGTGGATGTTTGGCATTGTGATAAGGACGGCTACTATTCGGGATATAATGAATCCGGATACTTGGGTACCAAAAACTACGTTGGGGAAACATTCTGCAGAGGAATTCAGCTCACTGATAGTTCAGGGATCGTAAATTTTACAACGATCTATCCAGGTTGGTATTCGGGAAGAGTAACCCATATCCATTTTCAAGTCTATCTGAATAATGGGCTCGTTGCAACTTCTCAGATCGCTTTCCCGGAAGATATTACAAAAACCGTATATACTACTTCTTTCTATTCGGCCCATGGTCAAAACACTTCCGTTCCAGGAAATTGTTATGATAATATATTTAATAACTCTATCTCGGATCTAAGTTTGGAATTGTGCACAATTACCGAGGATATTTCTACCGGAGGATATATCGCGAACCTTACGGTAGGCATCGCCAATTAA